One part of the Haemophilus parainfluenzae genome encodes these proteins:
- the tig gene encoding trigger factor, whose amino-acid sequence MSLNIEITQGLERRVTITVPAEAVEKATREEFKRAAKNVRVDGFRKGHVPAHIIEQRFGASIRQDVLNDLLPRHFFDAVIAEKINIAGRPTFAIETFEPGKDLSFTATFEVYPEVELKGLENIKVEKPTVEITEADIDKMIDVLRKQQATWAESKAAAKADSRVTIDFVGSVDGEEFEGGKATDFVLFMGQGRMIPGFEEGIVDHKAGEQFDINVTFPAEYHSENLKGKDAKFAITLKKVEEMELPELTDEFVAKFGPNTKTVADLRAEIRKNMERELKNALVSRVKQQVINGLIEQNPIDVPASAVEEEINVLRNQAAQRFGGNAQQAAQLPRELFEADAKRRVQVGLLFSEVIKSNELKADEERAKAMIADIASAYEQPAEVVEYYSKNEELMNNIRNVVLEEQAVDAVLAKAQVTEKASSFDEIMNPQA is encoded by the coding sequence ATGTCATTAAATATTGAAATAACTCAAGGTTTAGAGCGTCGTGTGACGATCACCGTTCCAGCTGAAGCTGTAGAAAAAGCAACTCGTGAAGAATTTAAACGTGCAGCAAAAAATGTACGTGTTGATGGTTTCCGTAAAGGTCATGTGCCAGCTCACATCATTGAACAACGTTTTGGCGCATCAATCCGCCAAGATGTATTAAACGATTTATTACCACGTCATTTTTTTGATGCAGTAATCGCTGAGAAAATCAACATTGCAGGTCGTCCAACTTTCGCTATCGAAACGTTCGAACCTGGTAAAGATTTATCATTCACTGCAACTTTCGAAGTGTACCCAGAAGTTGAATTAAAAGGCTTAGAAAACATCAAAGTTGAGAAACCAACTGTTGAAATCACTGAAGCTGATATCGATAAAATGATCGATGTATTACGTAAACAACAAGCGACTTGGGCTGAAAGCAAAGCTGCAGCGAAAGCAGATTCACGCGTAACAATCGACTTCGTTGGTTCAGTAGATGGCGAAGAATTCGAAGGCGGTAAAGCAACTGATTTCGTTCTATTCATGGGCCAAGGTCGTATGATCCCTGGTTTTGAAGAGGGCATCGTAGACCACAAAGCAGGGGAACAATTCGATATCAATGTGACTTTCCCAGCAGAATATCATTCTGAAAACTTAAAAGGTAAAGATGCAAAATTTGCGATCACCTTGAAAAAAGTAGAAGAAATGGAATTACCTGAATTAACAGATGAGTTCGTTGCCAAATTTGGTCCAAACACCAAAACTGTGGCAGATTTACGTGCAGAAATCCGTAAAAACATGGAACGTGAATTGAAAAACGCGTTAGTTTCTCGTGTTAAACAACAAGTCATCAACGGTTTAATCGAACAAAACCCAATTGATGTTCCAGCTTCTGCAGTAGAAGAAGAAATCAACGTATTACGTAACCAAGCCGCACAACGCTTCGGTGGCAATGCACAACAAGCTGCACAATTACCACGCGAATTATTTGAAGCTGATGCAAAACGTCGTGTTCAAGTCGGTTTATTATTCTCTGAAGTGATCAAATCAAACGAATTGAAAGCGGATGAAGAACGTGCGAAAGCAATGATCGCGGATATCGCTTCTGCTTACGAACAACCCGCTGAAGTAGTTGAATATTACAGCAAAAATGAAGAGTTAATGAACAACATTCGCAATGTAGTATTAGAAGAACAAGCAGTTGATGCCGTTCTTGCTAAAGCTCAAGTGACTGAAAAAGCGTCTTCATTTGATGAGATCATGAATCCACAAGCATAA
- the lysM gene encoding peptidoglycan-binding protein LysM gives MGLFDFVSDIGKKIFSKEEEASKAVTQHIAEDNPGVENLSVTVENGVANIQGVASTAAALEKAVLMAGNIQGIHSVTSDASINNGETLSSDETFYVIQKGDTLWKIAEKAYGNGAKYTAIVEANKEVIKDADKIFPGQKIRLPKGL, from the coding sequence ATGGGTTTATTTGATTTTGTCAGTGACATCGGTAAGAAAATTTTTTCTAAAGAAGAAGAGGCGTCTAAAGCTGTGACTCAACACATTGCAGAAGACAATCCAGGCGTAGAAAACTTATCTGTTACCGTTGAAAATGGTGTAGCCAATATCCAAGGTGTGGCATCAACTGCAGCAGCATTAGAAAAAGCAGTATTAATGGCGGGTAACATTCAAGGTATCCACTCAGTAACAAGCGATGCAAGCATCAATAACGGTGAAACCTTAAGCAGTGATGAAACATTCTATGTAATCCAAAAAGGTGACACTTTGTGGAAAATCGCTGAGAAAGCTTACGGAAATGGCGCGAAATATACCGCTATCGTTGAAGCGAACAAAGAAGTGATTAAAGATGCGGATAAGATTTTCCCAGGTCAAAAAATTCGTTTACCGAAAGGTTTATAA
- a CDS encoding neutral zinc metallopeptidase yields MRWQGRKESSNIEDRRGSGGGNFGGGRGTGVFGIIILLVGAYYGVDLSGLVGTPDFSGQSSQRLETQEEQQLASLSKVVLADTETVWGQYFRQMGKTYSEPTMVLYNGVTPTACGTGQSAMGPFYCPSDRKVYLDLSFYNEMKNKLGAAGDSAFAYVIAHEVGHHVQNMLGILPQVNRAQQSSDRKTANRLSVQLELQADCFAGVWASQAVKSGLFERGDEEKAFNAAEAVGDDRLQKRNQGYVVPDSFTHGTSAQRLEWFRKGLQSANPSMCNTFNQ; encoded by the coding sequence ATGCGTTGGCAAGGTCGTAAAGAAAGCTCAAATATTGAAGATAGACGTGGCTCTGGCGGCGGTAACTTCGGTGGAGGAAGAGGCACTGGTGTTTTCGGTATTATTATCTTATTAGTTGGTGCTTATTATGGCGTGGATCTTTCAGGCTTAGTGGGCACACCGGATTTTTCAGGACAAAGCTCTCAACGATTAGAAACCCAAGAAGAACAGCAGCTTGCGAGTCTTTCTAAAGTTGTATTAGCGGATACTGAAACCGTTTGGGGACAATATTTTAGACAAATGGGTAAAACCTATAGCGAGCCAACCATGGTGCTTTACAATGGCGTAACCCCAACCGCTTGTGGTACGGGTCAATCTGCAATGGGCCCATTCTACTGTCCAAGCGATCGCAAAGTTTACCTTGATTTATCATTCTATAATGAAATGAAAAATAAACTGGGTGCAGCAGGTGATTCAGCCTTTGCTTATGTAATTGCGCACGAAGTCGGTCACCATGTGCAAAATATGCTTGGTATCCTGCCGCAAGTGAATCGAGCACAACAAAGCAGCGATCGCAAAACTGCAAATCGACTTTCTGTTCAATTAGAACTTCAAGCTGACTGTTTCGCCGGTGTTTGGGCGAGCCAAGCGGTGAAAAGTGGTTTATTTGAACGCGGCGATGAAGAGAAAGCATTTAATGCAGCAGAAGCTGTGGGCGATGACCGTTTACAAAAACGCAACCAAGGTTATGTGGTACCGGATAGTTTCACTCATGGTACATCGGCACAACGTCTAGAATGGTTCAGAAAAGGCTTGCAAAGCGCTAACCCTTCTATGTGTAATACCTTTAACCAATAA
- a CDS encoding carboxymuconolactone decarboxylase family protein, which translates to MSQFKIHTIESAPEAAQETLKAVQNANGFIPNLIGVLANAPTALETYRTVGGINGRNSLTATEREVVQITAAVVNGCGFCVAGHTKIALKVLKLEEELVNQIRATARIESDKKLDTLARFTLAVILQKAKLTEAQLKAFFDAGYTQENAIDVILGVSLATLCNYVNNIAETPINPELQAFA; encoded by the coding sequence ATGTCTCAATTTAAAATTCACACCATTGAATCAGCCCCTGAAGCAGCACAAGAAACTTTAAAAGCCGTACAAAATGCTAATGGTTTTATTCCAAATTTAATTGGTGTTCTCGCGAATGCCCCTACTGCACTTGAAACTTATCGCACTGTCGGTGGTATTAATGGTCGTAACAGCTTAACCGCAACAGAACGCGAAGTGGTGCAAATTACTGCTGCGGTAGTCAATGGTTGTGGCTTCTGTGTAGCAGGCCACACGAAGATCGCTTTAAAAGTATTAAAACTTGAAGAAGAGCTTGTAAACCAAATTCGTGCGACAGCTCGTATTGAAAGTGATAAAAAACTGGATACTTTAGCACGTTTCACCCTTGCCGTTATTTTGCAAAAAGCAAAATTAACTGAAGCGCAGCTTAAAGCATTCTTTGATGCAGGTTATACTCAAGAAAATGCTATTGATGTGATTTTAGGTGTCAGCCTCGCCACATTATGCAACTATGTGAACAACATCGCTGAAACACCAATCAACCCTGAATTACAGGCATTTGCATAA
- a CDS encoding DMT family transporter, giving the protein MFFVYLIIALAAGVALATQSAINTQLAKAMSGEAVIATFISFAVGTIFLFFIALAKTDLWGNLSTIPSQPWWKLIGGVLGAVVVFTTVLLAPKLGITAMLFFIIIGQLITAATIDHFGLIGMPIREVNITKFIGLIIVGFGLVFYFFGDKLVELFGAR; this is encoded by the coding sequence ATGTTTTTTGTTTATCTCATTATCGCTTTAGCAGCAGGTGTCGCACTCGCGACGCAATCAGCCATTAATACGCAATTAGCGAAAGCCATGAGTGGTGAAGCGGTGATTGCTACCTTTATTTCTTTTGCGGTAGGCACGATTTTTCTCTTTTTTATCGCCTTGGCTAAAACTGATTTATGGGGCAATTTATCCACGATTCCATCACAACCTTGGTGGAAATTAATTGGTGGGGTGCTTGGCGCTGTTGTCGTGTTCACAACCGTTTTGCTTGCACCTAAATTAGGGATTACTGCGATGTTATTTTTTATCATCATCGGGCAATTAATTACGGCTGCCACTATCGATCATTTTGGTCTTATCGGTATGCCGATTCGAGAAGTAAATATCACAAAATTTATTGGATTAATTATTGTTGGCTTTGGATTAGTATTTTATTTCTTTGGAGATAAGTTGGTTGAGCTATTTGGGGCGAGATAG
- a CDS encoding YdbH family protein, which produces MRKRCLWALIILLLLIVVSVGLVRVFATPKRVAQLTNHFLAPHYHIELADDWQWETTGLTLSELKVKTDHCTLVNLNNTQVTWWNTHSLDVEKASLNYDCLTHLPNDNAEKTPPNLTALWAALPISHVNVKHFQLTNAEALTQEALKPFLSADWALDANYNGNQLALEAQANNDGLELHHQSTVTPKDGIFQWAGSTNIKQTDDKTYDLHFSANFDPDLSQLPQQGNVLFNWNNPELAVTKGEAKVSWQGADGQLNAQDLTTNSLLLDVPFVFTKDGLDISWGKFYWTFDSYQPVKGFLGLSIHRAAEGLLPLSIDMNVILQTFGEMGKGEIVISGKNGEIGGGDDNNELDFELKTRGDLRYNATVAQTNLTYHLGGLFTHPVVYFYPGSVFKMDTVQPDTKLHVRLPLDDIIIGRYGLEGRLLATLKGTTPQFENLDLKLDGNAHEFIAGIKTVFDLRDEEHKLQSVEKQATNRWDWTINGSANWKSLNTPVKMEGKGFWESDHIELNQLSAHSKEVKMKEVKMAPLSLELKDRLRWDYEEGHIRGLLQAKTDWIELAYGGRFVSPVFGLGIDGKSISNFNFAGDLKAGSLGPLDVLGVYQNSALSGEISWKEQSAKVFQSLFPQQWNWIIHEGSIKGQSEFAINDNGMKMKGELNLKNGKITMPDGEIYGLNIRFPMNYENSALQVASGKPIHISTQNIRYGALSVANGELDLFGRYPNTMKNPLTLRNVKVSLFDGVLTVPQLTFPQSKMATLSFTNIDLAQVLALAQYNQVTLTGRANATLPFWLGHKECLICNGTLEQVGNVSIKLTDEMVKGLKKGGWTENILVDLLKEMELQNSHAAVTLDPKGQMTLRASISGFNPTKRTNNPITLNYTHQENMFELWNMIDYGSQFEQNLQYKLYKQLDKDK; this is translated from the coding sequence ATGCGAAAGCGTTGCCTGTGGGCGTTGATTATTTTGTTGCTGTTGATTGTAGTAAGCGTTGGCTTAGTACGCGTTTTTGCGACCCCAAAACGTGTAGCGCAACTCACCAATCATTTTTTAGCACCGCATTATCACATTGAATTAGCCGATGACTGGCAATGGGAAACAACAGGTTTAACGCTGTCAGAGCTAAAAGTGAAAACCGACCACTGTACGCTTGTGAACCTGAATAATACTCAGGTGACTTGGTGGAATACGCATAGTCTTGATGTTGAAAAGGCGAGCTTGAATTATGATTGTTTAACTCATTTACCCAATGATAATGCTGAAAAAACACCGCCAAATTTGACCGCACTTTGGGCAGCATTGCCGATTTCTCATGTTAATGTTAAACACTTTCAATTAACGAATGCCGAAGCCTTAACACAAGAGGCTTTAAAACCTTTCTTATCGGCTGATTGGGCGTTAGACGCAAACTATAACGGCAACCAATTAGCACTTGAAGCGCAAGCCAATAATGACGGACTTGAGCTTCATCATCAATCGACTGTCACGCCAAAAGATGGTATTTTCCAATGGGCGGGCAGTACGAACATCAAACAAACAGATGATAAAACCTACGATCTTCATTTCTCTGCGAATTTTGATCCTGATCTTTCTCAACTCCCTCAACAAGGAAATGTTTTATTCAATTGGAATAACCCTGAACTGGCTGTAACCAAAGGCGAGGCAAAAGTGTCGTGGCAAGGGGCAGATGGCCAATTAAATGCCCAAGATTTAACAACTAATTCACTATTGTTGGATGTGCCTTTTGTGTTCACCAAAGACGGCTTGGATATTTCATGGGGGAAATTTTATTGGACCTTCGATAGCTATCAACCGGTCAAAGGCTTCCTTGGGTTATCTATTCACCGTGCTGCAGAAGGCTTATTGCCATTGAGCATTGATATGAACGTGATCCTACAAACCTTTGGTGAAATGGGCAAAGGGGAGATCGTGATTTCAGGCAAAAATGGTGAAATCGGTGGTGGCGATGACAATAATGAATTGGATTTTGAGCTGAAAACACGCGGGGATTTACGTTATAACGCAACCGTGGCGCAAACCAATTTAACCTATCATCTTGGCGGGCTCTTCACCCATCCAGTGGTGTATTTTTATCCGGGTTCCGTCTTTAAAATGGATACTGTTCAGCCAGATACCAAATTGCATGTTCGTTTACCGTTAGATGACATTATTATCGGTCGTTATGGCTTGGAAGGGCGTTTGCTCGCAACATTAAAGGGCACGACACCACAGTTTGAAAATCTCGATTTAAAATTAGATGGAAATGCCCATGAGTTTATTGCGGGTATTAAAACGGTGTTTGACTTGAGGGATGAAGAACATAAGTTGCAGTCGGTAGAGAAACAAGCGACAAACCGTTGGGATTGGACAATCAATGGCAGTGCAAACTGGAAATCTTTAAATACACCAGTCAAAATGGAAGGTAAAGGCTTTTGGGAATCCGATCATATTGAATTAAATCAACTTTCTGCCCATTCTAAAGAAGTGAAAATGAAAGAGGTAAAAATGGCACCACTTTCATTGGAACTTAAAGATCGACTCCGTTGGGATTATGAAGAAGGGCATATTCGAGGTTTGTTGCAAGCGAAAACAGATTGGATTGAACTGGCTTATGGCGGCCGTTTTGTTTCGCCTGTTTTCGGCTTAGGTATTGATGGTAAGAGTATCAGTAACTTCAATTTTGCAGGTGATTTAAAGGCTGGTTCGCTTGGGCCTTTAGATGTCTTGGGTGTATATCAGAATAGTGCACTTTCAGGCGAAATTAGCTGGAAAGAACAATCCGCAAAAGTGTTCCAATCACTTTTCCCTCAACAATGGAATTGGATAATTCATGAGGGCAGCATTAAAGGACAAAGTGAATTCGCAATCAATGACAATGGCATGAAGATGAAGGGGGAGCTGAATCTTAAAAATGGCAAAATTACTATGCCAGATGGTGAGATTTATGGCTTGAATATTCGCTTCCCGATGAATTATGAAAACTCGGCATTGCAAGTGGCTTCGGGTAAACCGATCCATATTTCGACTCAAAATATTCGCTATGGCGCGCTTTCTGTCGCAAATGGGGAATTGGATTTGTTTGGGCGTTATCCGAACACCATGAAAAATCCGCTTACTTTGAGAAATGTGAAAGTTTCCTTATTTGATGGCGTATTGACGGTGCCTCAGCTCACTTTCCCACAAAGTAAAATGGCGACACTTTCATTTACTAATATTGATTTAGCCCAAGTGTTAGCCTTGGCACAATATAACCAAGTAACCTTAACCGGCCGCGCCAATGCGACCCTGCCATTTTGGCTGGGACATAAGGAATGTTTGATTTGTAATGGCACATTGGAACAAGTGGGAAATGTATCCATCAAATTAACCGATGAAATGGTGAAAGGGCTGAAAAAAGGCGGTTGGACAGAAAATATTTTGGTGGATTTATTAAAAGAAATGGAACTGCAAAATTCCCATGCGGCGGTGACGCTCGATCCGAAAGGGCAAATGACATTGCGTGCTAGTATTAGCGGATTTAATCCAACCAAGCGAACCAATAATCCGATAACGTTAAATTATACGCACCAAGAAAATATGTTTGAATTGTGGAATATGATTGACTATGGCTCGCAATTTGAACAAAATCTGCAATATAAACTTTATAAGCAATTAGACAAAGACAAATGA
- a CDS encoding YnbE family lipoprotein codes for MIKHFKFQPHFFILAAMFTLIACTPTIQLDTPKEGITINMNVVVDHNIKVEMDEKSQKAVSEVDSSKK; via the coding sequence ATGATAAAACACTTTAAATTTCAACCGCACTTTTTTATTTTGGCGGCAATGTTTACACTTATAGCTTGCACTCCGACCATTCAATTGGACACCCCAAAGGAAGGTATCACCATTAATATGAATGTGGTGGTGGACCACAATATTAAAGTGGAAATGGATGAGAAATCTCAAAAAGCTGTGAGCGAAGTTGATTCTTCGAAGAAATAA
- a CDS encoding GNAT family N-acetyltransferase, with the protein MFIRKYISSDCEQLAELFYQTVHTVNAKDYSQEQLDVWATGNVDLCVWNKSFLEHNTFVAIEDNTVVGFGDIDNTGYLDRLFVHKDYQRQGIASELCNRLENGFVKITTHASITAKPFFLHRGYRLVKEQQVMRNGISLTNYVMEK; encoded by the coding sequence ATGTTTATTCGAAAATATATATCATCAGATTGTGAGCAACTGGCAGAGTTATTTTATCAAACTGTTCATACCGTAAATGCCAAAGACTATTCACAGGAACAGTTAGATGTTTGGGCAACAGGAAATGTTGATTTATGTGTTTGGAACAAATCTTTTTTAGAACATAATACGTTTGTAGCCATAGAAGATAATACTGTTGTAGGCTTTGGAGATATAGATAACACAGGCTACCTTGATAGATTGTTCGTACACAAGGATTATCAAAGACAAGGAATCGCAAGTGAGTTATGCAATAGGTTAGAAAATGGTTTTGTTAAAATCACAACGCACGCATCCATTACAGCAAAGCCGTTTTTCTTGCATAGAGGATATAGGTTGGTTAAGGAGCAACAAGTTATGAGAAACGGAATTTCCTTAACGAATTATGTGATGGAGAAATAA
- the ygiD gene encoding 4,5-DOPA dioxygenase extradiol, with protein sequence MPVLFVGHGSPMNALDKENPFNQNFSLITQQFAKPKAILMISAHWYSSRLQVTSGEHPEMIYDFYGFPDELSQVQYPAPGSPELAEQVRSLLQPENVELNPTRGFDHGAWAVLKYLYPDADIPVVQLSLNRLQSAEWHFNLAKKLSALREQGVLIIGSGNIVHNLRAISWEHIDQIGAGYDWAFAFRETVNQAIATQDDKTLVHYEQLGEKAELSVPTPDHYLPLLYIMALRESQDEITFFNDNLIAGSLSMTSVLVGYLISMQVK encoded by the coding sequence ATGCCTGTATTGTTCGTTGGGCATGGTAGCCCGATGAATGCGTTAGATAAGGAAAACCCGTTCAATCAGAATTTCAGCCTAATTACGCAACAGTTTGCCAAACCAAAAGCCATTTTGATGATTTCCGCACATTGGTACAGCAGCCGTTTGCAGGTGACCTCAGGTGAACACCCTGAAATGATTTACGATTTCTACGGCTTCCCCGATGAACTCAGCCAAGTGCAATATCCCGCGCCTGGTTCGCCTGAGTTGGCGGAGCAAGTGCGGTCATTATTACAGCCGGAAAATGTCGAGCTGAACCCAACGCGTGGTTTTGATCATGGTGCATGGGCAGTGTTGAAATATCTCTATCCCGATGCCGATATTCCTGTGGTGCAACTGAGCCTTAACCGTTTGCAATCGGCAGAATGGCATTTCAATTTGGCGAAAAAATTATCTGCTTTACGAGAACAAGGTGTGCTGATTATCGGCAGCGGCAATATTGTGCATAATCTGAGAGCGATAAGTTGGGAACATATCGATCAAATCGGTGCGGGTTATGACTGGGCGTTTGCTTTCCGTGAAACAGTCAATCAGGCGATTGCGACACAAGATGATAAAACCTTGGTGCATTATGAACAGTTAGGCGAAAAAGCCGAGCTTTCTGTGCCAACGCCAGATCATTACTTGCCGTTGCTGTACATTATGGCGTTACGCGAATCACAAGACGAGATTACGTTTTTCAACGATAATCTGATTGCCGGATCGCTCAGCATGACGTCGGTTTTAGTGGGATATCTTATAAGTATGCAAGTGAAGTAG
- a CDS encoding helix-turn-helix transcriptional regulator, whose amino-acid sequence MQYQNQDNFPERIEYLVDKLNGPSEFARKTGVTLSTITRWRKGEADPSRSNLVKIAEVTGVSIEWLATGKIKEEKTTAEKPAGSLVSRAFERMQAMLEEGVSMIDSYSSINVSAGFGSFNEGITQPDGQEPYSDELLTSLGVKADNCAVFWANGNSMLPTINNYDQMLVDLSRKEIQGDRIYLVQNGESVWVKRVKMEWNGISLISDNKEEYPPISITGENAQNLQIIGQVVHIGHSLI is encoded by the coding sequence ATGCAGTACCAAAATCAAGACAATTTCCCAGAAAGGATTGAATATCTAGTAGATAAACTGAATGGCCCAAGCGAATTTGCTCGAAAAACAGGCGTAACACTTTCTACAATTACAAGATGGCGAAAAGGTGAAGCCGATCCATCTCGTTCCAACCTTGTAAAAATTGCAGAAGTTACAGGAGTAAGCATTGAATGGCTTGCGACCGGTAAAATAAAAGAAGAAAAGACAACAGCAGAAAAGCCTGCAGGAAGCCTTGTTAGCCGTGCATTTGAAAGAATGCAAGCAATGTTAGAGGAAGGGGTGAGTATGATTGATAGTTATAGCTCCATCAACGTTTCTGCAGGATTTGGGAGTTTTAACGAGGGTATCACCCAGCCTGATGGACAAGAGCCGTATTCAGACGAATTGCTAACAAGCCTAGGCGTAAAAGCAGATAACTGCGCCGTATTCTGGGCAAACGGCAATTCAATGCTACCAACTATCAATAACTACGATCAGATGTTAGTAGATTTAAGCCGCAAAGAAATTCAAGGCGACCGCATTTACCTTGTTCAAAACGGCGAAAGTGTGTGGGTTAAGCGTGTGAAGATGGAATGGAACGGTATTTCGCTTATCAGCGATAACAAAGAGGAATACCCGCCAATCAGCATTACAGGCGAAAATGCTCAAAACCTACAAATCATCGGGCAAGTAGTGCATATCGGGCATAGCCTGATTTAA
- a CDS encoding transcriptional regulator, producing MSVLEKTKKTAEQDWHRADILAELKKNGWSLRSLAKEGQVSYNTLKTVLDKSYPKMERLVANAIGVPPEVIWAGRFAERNKKPTLQHKY from the coding sequence ATGAGTGTATTAGAAAAAACCAAAAAAACCGCAGAACAGGATTGGCACCGAGCCGATATTCTTGCGGAATTAAAAAAGAATGGTTGGTCGCTTCGCTCTTTAGCAAAAGAGGGGCAAGTCAGCTACAACACATTAAAAACAGTTTTGGATAAATCTTATCCAAAGATGGAGCGTTTAGTTGCAAATGCAATTGGTGTTCCACCTGAAGTTATCTGGGCTGGTCGTTTTGCTGAACGAAATAAAAAACCAACATTACAACATAAGTACTGA